The following coding sequences lie in one Silvibacterium dinghuense genomic window:
- a CDS encoding TonB-dependent receptor, producing the protein MISPGNTVAITNGLGNFTMIGLAAGSYTLTVTSPGFNPQAQVVALGVGQAQTLDVVLQVGSATEQVIVTEASGPTQTMTQAINEEITSANIVNVIPESEIVALPNANIADAVGRMPGVTLQRDEGEGVYVQVRGLDPRLTNVTIDGVTIPAPEVAIRQVDLATIPDDMVQSIELNKTLSANQDADGIGGSVNLVTKTAGTKPYFGIETTMGYTPIQSTRYMGKVDTTAGMRFGAAQRWGLIGGAEYDYNGRGINDIEPNPILNPDGSDTPDFNKITLREYRYDRLRWGGTSSLDYKLSDHSIIAAHFMLSDFKDWGDKWYYEIETNKAPSFYESLRRPDLAVGTFSLNGNHIFKNSWVHWGSAISRSRELNSGGNPEADFAPTSNALNNINFPAGGDGNVTGQASCTFDPNAQADIHRPRWSENCMVGSSPMYNLNNYGMTQFITTTGQAVELNLQEQAGMGINYHLGSLSSTFEFGGEFRNSHAFQYAWTPTYDTPTDANGNPTVLASLFQTGFTDPNYYDGSYHNGPFTDYYRMQAYVAQNQGQFPLDQTLTHFGSDSNNFDLIERVSAGYMMNTIDWPKFRLQAGLRLEATQVHSLGFTVNPTAGPNGDGLDDNGNWIGTSPTSTSKSYIDPLPSVQARWQVAQLTAIRAVYARGISRPNPYDLVPYLLDNGAGSVPRYAIGNPNEQPTHANNFDLLLEQELRPFGVIQTGYFYKQLIDPIVSVYLPYTTVNPDGSPDLAAQNINADNASIYGLEFSWQQRLNSLPGILSGLGMMLNYAYTGSHTHGIPGRTDAPPLIGQARHAFNIEPSYEYGRFEIHTGISYNGANDNAYQYFNNQADPSNNSAGLPNGPNGDNYFFPHLQVDAQVGARIWHGLQAHIDGLNLTNEVFGFYNGSPQYMTQREYYKPTYSLSLRWHSGAER; encoded by the coding sequence GTGATCAGTCCCGGAAATACTGTGGCCATAACGAATGGGTTGGGGAACTTCACCATGATCGGATTGGCTGCAGGGAGCTATACTCTGACCGTCACCTCACCAGGTTTCAATCCACAGGCACAAGTTGTCGCATTGGGAGTTGGGCAGGCTCAAACCCTGGATGTTGTTCTCCAGGTCGGTTCTGCCACCGAGCAGGTGATTGTCACCGAGGCATCAGGACCAACGCAAACGATGACTCAGGCCATTAACGAGGAGATCACCTCGGCAAACATCGTGAACGTGATACCGGAGAGTGAGATTGTCGCACTGCCAAACGCGAACATCGCCGACGCGGTAGGTCGCATGCCGGGTGTGACGCTACAGCGGGATGAAGGGGAGGGTGTGTATGTGCAGGTACGCGGGCTTGATCCGCGTCTCACGAACGTGACCATCGACGGCGTGACCATACCTGCGCCAGAGGTCGCCATCCGCCAGGTTGATTTGGCGACCATCCCCGACGATATGGTTCAGTCGATTGAATTGAACAAGACACTATCGGCCAACCAGGATGCGGACGGCATCGGCGGCTCTGTGAACCTGGTTACGAAAACAGCCGGAACGAAACCATACTTCGGTATCGAAACGACCATGGGGTACACACCAATCCAAAGCACGCGCTACATGGGCAAGGTGGATACGACAGCTGGGATGCGCTTTGGCGCAGCTCAACGCTGGGGACTGATTGGCGGAGCCGAATACGATTACAACGGCCGCGGGATTAACGATATCGAGCCTAACCCAATCCTCAACCCGGATGGATCCGACACTCCTGATTTCAACAAGATCACGCTGCGCGAATACCGCTACGACCGGCTGCGCTGGGGTGGCACCAGCAGTCTGGACTACAAACTGAGCGATCACTCAATCATCGCCGCTCACTTCATGCTCTCCGACTTCAAGGACTGGGGTGACAAATGGTACTACGAGATCGAAACAAATAAGGCTCCCAGCTTCTACGAGTCCTTGCGCAGGCCCGATCTGGCAGTGGGCACATTTTCGCTCAATGGCAATCACATCTTCAAAAATTCATGGGTTCACTGGGGCTCGGCTATTTCACGCTCCCGAGAACTGAACTCCGGCGGCAATCCCGAAGCAGACTTTGCACCGACCTCGAACGCTCTCAACAACATCAACTTTCCTGCCGGCGGCGATGGGAATGTTACGGGACAGGCCTCATGCACGTTCGATCCCAATGCTCAGGCAGATATTCATCGTCCGCGCTGGTCAGAGAATTGTATGGTCGGCTCGTCGCCGATGTATAACCTGAACAATTACGGCATGACGCAGTTCATCACCACGACCGGGCAGGCCGTAGAGCTAAACCTGCAGGAGCAGGCCGGAATGGGTATCAACTACCATCTTGGCTCGCTATCTTCCACCTTCGAATTCGGCGGAGAGTTTCGTAACAGTCATGCGTTCCAATATGCGTGGACGCCGACCTATGACACTCCAACAGATGCCAATGGCAATCCCACGGTACTGGCTTCACTCTTTCAAACGGGCTTCACCGATCCAAACTATTACGACGGCAGCTATCACAACGGACCATTCACGGATTACTACCGGATGCAGGCCTACGTGGCGCAAAATCAAGGGCAATTTCCGTTGGATCAGACCTTGACGCACTTCGGGTCCGATTCAAACAACTTTGATCTGATCGAGCGAGTCTCCGCCGGCTACATGATGAATACGATCGACTGGCCAAAATTCCGGCTGCAGGCTGGTCTACGGCTTGAGGCGACCCAGGTTCACTCTCTTGGCTTCACCGTCAACCCAACCGCCGGTCCGAATGGAGACGGCCTCGATGACAACGGAAACTGGATCGGAACATCGCCCACCTCGACCAGCAAGTCCTACATCGATCCCCTGCCCAGCGTGCAGGCGCGCTGGCAGGTAGCACAGCTAACCGCCATTCGTGCGGTGTATGCGCGCGGCATATCCCGCCCTAATCCATATGATCTGGTTCCCTACCTACTCGACAATGGCGCGGGCAGTGTACCGCGATACGCGATCGGCAACCCGAATGAACAGCCTACACACGCCAATAACTTCGACCTCCTGCTCGAACAGGAGCTGCGCCCCTTCGGCGTAATCCAGACAGGATATTTTTACAAGCAGTTGATCGATCCGATCGTCTCAGTCTACCTTCCGTATACCACCGTCAACCCCGACGGTTCTCCCGATCTGGCGGCTCAGAATATCAACGCGGACAACGCGAGCATCTACGGACTGGAATTCTCATGGCAACAACGGCTCAATAGCCTGCCAGGGATACTGAGTGGGCTGGGCATGATGCTGAACTATGCTTATACCGGTTCGCACACTCATGGGATTCCCGGACGTACCGACGCGCCACCACTCATCGGACAGGCTCGCCACGCGTTCAATATCGAGCCATCGTATGAATACGGCCGCTTCGAGATTCACACCGGCATTAGCTACAACGGCGCGAACGACAATGCTTATCAGTACTTCAACAATCAGGCAGACCCCAGTAACAACTCGGCAGGCCTCCCGAACGGGCCAAATGGTGATAACTATTTCTTTCCGCACTTGCAAGTGGATGCCCAGGTAGGCGCGCGCATCTGGCACGGACTGCAAGCGCATATCGACGGATTGAACCTGACCAATGAGGTCTTTGGGTTCTATAACGGTAGCCCACAGTACATGACACAACGCGAATACTACAAACCCACTTATAGCCTTAGCCTGCGCTGGCACAGCGGAGCAGAGCGCTGA
- a CDS encoding alpha/beta hydrolase family protein produces MPRTSFAACLLFSILTPALWSQQAQAPAQNPSTERWDILSLTGSGLHAQPPILGQKDTLPDFTRELIQVQWRDNDPMDLYVIRPAGIAKPPVVLVLYSYPTDTAKFLNNALCENFIRHGFAVAGFVSALTGSRYHDRPMKQWFVSQLPESIGASVHDVQMVINYLETRSDLDADRVGIFGQGSGGTIAILAAATDSRIQAVDVMDPWGDWPNWLAKSPQVPESERPAYLRPEFLASVAPLDPVHWLTQWRKHPTHTVIRIQENLFNLAMPEDVRRQMETAAAGSAEIVEYHSRQEYLEKVSTNSRMLDWMQSKLDTKNLSADNKAGS; encoded by the coding sequence ATGCCCCGCACCAGCTTTGCTGCCTGCTTACTGTTCTCTATCCTCACGCCCGCTCTCTGGAGCCAGCAGGCACAAGCGCCAGCCCAGAATCCGAGCACTGAACGCTGGGACATTCTTTCTCTAACAGGCAGTGGTCTGCATGCGCAGCCGCCAATTCTCGGCCAGAAGGACACCCTGCCCGATTTCACTCGCGAGCTGATACAGGTGCAATGGCGTGATAACGACCCAATGGATCTCTATGTAATTCGTCCAGCGGGAATCGCAAAGCCTCCGGTTGTTTTGGTGCTCTACAGCTATCCCACCGATACGGCAAAATTTCTCAACAATGCACTGTGTGAGAATTTCATCCGGCATGGTTTTGCCGTTGCCGGATTCGTCTCCGCGCTGACCGGCTCTCGCTACCATGATCGGCCAATGAAGCAGTGGTTCGTCAGCCAGCTCCCCGAGTCTATCGGTGCGTCAGTACACGATGTACAGATGGTGATCAACTATCTGGAAACTCGCAGCGATCTCGACGCCGACCGTGTTGGAATCTTCGGCCAGGGCTCCGGCGGCACCATTGCAATCCTTGCTGCAGCCACCGACTCGCGCATCCAGGCTGTCGATGTGATGGATCCCTGGGGGGACTGGCCCAATTGGCTGGCTAAATCTCCGCAGGTTCCAGAGAGCGAGCGCCCTGCCTACCTGCGGCCGGAGTTCCTGGCATCGGTTGCACCGCTTGATCCCGTCCATTGGCTGACTCAATGGCGGAAACATCCAACACACACGGTAATCCGCATTCAGGAGAACCTCTTCAACCTCGCTATGCCGGAAGATGTGCGTCGTCAGATGGAAACTGCTGCAGCCGGCAGCGCCGAAATCGTCGAGTACCATAGCCGGCAGGAATACCTCGAAAAAGTAAGTACGAATAGCCGGATGCTCGACTGGATGCAGTCGAAGCTGGACACGAAAAATCTCAGTGCCGATAACAAGGCTGGCAGCTGA
- a CDS encoding TonB-dependent receptor — MSFWLFVLLWTFPCLAQTARFAGQVTDAQNAAIPHAAVEVTNLDSGVQLHTETDDAGSYTVPYLTAGHYRIVVQSPGFGVSAHDVALGMGQALIFNVQLSVGSAQTTVNVQSGSELTQLHLENSEVSGTITGKEVAGIQLNGRNFSQLIALAPGVSNQTQQDEARVGMAGSVAYSVNGGRTEYNSFQVDGSETLNVGINKDHSTLIVYPSIDAIQEIKVLTSNYGAMYPSTGNGTTIVTTKSGADSYHGSLYEFFRNEDLNAKGYFDVGNSAPLYRRNDFGGTIGGPLSIPHLYDARSHTHFFFSEEARIEKDPYAYRQAVPSLGERNGDFSTVCPAVANGGQASFSRTEYPDCPDLYLGNSTSPFTFYNNQMTYPGNTGVFLNHNALALLGNGIFPAPNATTGCTTTGSSCYLADASLPTYWREELFRIDHALPANQQLSFRYIHDEWSETTPVPQYAYTQDTFPTIWNKFYAPGLSLVARLSGAFSSSFLNELVVSYTNSHITLQDEGAPAVSLARPTILDTSCSNTAECGFSTIFNNGGHGTDGIAKMPGVAIAGNNEEYGGLGFATDPGYMPWEHSNPAYSFADNLDKMLGRHHLQFGAQWVVFQRNQINGPIGAATGDTQGLLTFSNERTIGSTGNAFADFLYSQTTNAAPAGGYGAISSFQQDSGQSHYRQRYQIVEPYIQDDFKATPHLTLNLGLRLSLFGTFTTADHNAWNWERSIFSSALAQTVTVDGEGGLRNPETGANYPIYLSNGSVNPLVVNGVVRCGVNGIPSSCMSGHLFNPAPRVGFAWDPTGAGKLALRGGYGIFFEHGTADEANTGSLEGSAPIVLSMTQINPTGWGTIGLDNSSGVYSPSAFPINVTAIPTKAVWPYVQQWSFSMEHTLPGDALATVAYVGSKGTHLTTEVESNQLTPLATGKNPFAAHQPLHTRGANYAASTSSDTGDCTVSPAGVFTLINGTTVSPGDAAYPNVVSACYSAIGAVNSFSSATANSISPNSLRSYAPGIGEIYALENVANSNYNALQATLRRTRGPLTLGIAYTYSHSFDNASDRSDSTFVNSFNLRSNRASSNFDQRHLLHISYIYDLPLIQFFDNFLHFMDNDPTNTAADQPYDRGAWANSRSVKAVLGGWQLSGLTLYETGIPFTVVNNGTPTGISALDNAGVANGVGSGSYPDLSGISPHSRVPAGGRNSKSFGPLLLNPAAFLAPQGLTFGNAGRNSLNNPSRWNWDMALLKTFRIAGVVNAEFRAESFNVFNHTQFRIYDPTLGNQAENEVSCYGGPVAYYSAGGGDGTDCLTGNSFLHPVDAHRPRTLQLALKLAF; from the coding sequence GTGTCGTTTTGGCTGTTTGTGCTCCTTTGGACTTTCCCCTGCCTTGCACAGACCGCCCGATTTGCCGGTCAGGTTACCGACGCTCAGAATGCCGCCATCCCACATGCCGCCGTGGAAGTTACAAATCTTGACTCAGGCGTGCAACTGCATACCGAAACCGACGATGCCGGTTCCTACACTGTGCCCTATCTCACCGCCGGGCACTATCGCATTGTTGTGCAATCGCCAGGCTTCGGCGTTTCTGCTCACGACGTAGCGTTGGGTATGGGCCAGGCTCTGATCTTCAACGTGCAGTTAAGTGTTGGTAGCGCACAAACGACAGTCAATGTGCAGAGCGGATCGGAACTCACGCAGCTGCATCTAGAGAACTCCGAGGTCAGTGGCACGATCACAGGTAAGGAAGTTGCCGGTATTCAGCTCAATGGCAGAAACTTCTCGCAACTCATTGCGCTTGCTCCTGGGGTCAGTAATCAGACCCAACAGGACGAAGCGCGGGTAGGCATGGCCGGCAGCGTTGCCTACAGCGTGAATGGTGGCCGCACCGAGTACAACAGTTTTCAGGTGGATGGCTCGGAAACGCTCAACGTCGGCATCAACAAGGATCACAGCACCCTCATCGTCTATCCCAGCATTGATGCAATTCAGGAGATCAAGGTCCTCACCTCCAATTATGGCGCTATGTACCCGAGCACAGGCAATGGCACCACCATTGTCACCACCAAATCTGGTGCGGATAGCTATCACGGCAGCCTCTATGAGTTCTTCCGCAATGAGGATCTCAATGCTAAAGGTTATTTCGATGTGGGTAACAGCGCTCCGCTCTATCGCCGCAATGATTTCGGCGGAACCATAGGCGGCCCATTGTCGATTCCGCATCTCTATGACGCGCGTAGCCACACTCACTTTTTCTTTTCTGAAGAAGCGCGCATTGAGAAAGACCCTTATGCCTACCGGCAGGCTGTGCCCTCGCTTGGAGAGCGTAACGGAGATTTCAGTACTGTTTGCCCGGCCGTAGCCAATGGCGGCCAGGCATCGTTCTCCCGCACGGAGTATCCGGATTGCCCCGATCTCTACCTGGGCAACAGCACCAGCCCCTTCACTTTTTACAACAACCAGATGACTTATCCAGGAAATACCGGTGTCTTCCTCAACCATAATGCACTCGCGCTGCTTGGCAACGGCATCTTCCCTGCCCCGAACGCAACCACCGGCTGCACCACCACAGGCTCATCCTGCTATCTCGCCGACGCTTCGCTGCCGACATACTGGAGAGAAGAACTCTTTCGCATCGACCATGCTCTCCCTGCGAATCAGCAATTGAGCTTCCGCTACATCCATGATGAATGGAGCGAAACTACACCTGTCCCGCAGTATGCCTATACCCAGGACACCTTTCCCACCATCTGGAATAAGTTCTATGCGCCGGGCCTGAGCCTGGTAGCGCGGCTCTCCGGAGCCTTCTCTTCGAGCTTCCTCAACGAGCTTGTCGTCAGCTACACCAACTCTCACATCACTCTTCAGGATGAGGGCGCACCCGCGGTCAGTCTGGCACGGCCCACGATTCTCGATACAAGCTGCAGCAATACAGCGGAATGCGGGTTCAGCACCATCTTCAATAACGGCGGCCACGGCACCGATGGTATAGCCAAGATGCCTGGTGTCGCGATTGCAGGCAATAACGAAGAGTATGGCGGCCTGGGTTTTGCGACCGATCCTGGCTACATGCCATGGGAGCACAGCAACCCTGCCTACAGCTTTGCCGACAATCTCGACAAGATGCTGGGGCGGCATCACCTGCAATTCGGCGCCCAGTGGGTCGTCTTTCAACGCAATCAGATCAATGGTCCCATCGGCGCAGCTACGGGCGACACGCAAGGGCTGCTTACCTTCAGCAATGAGCGCACAATCGGCTCAACGGGCAATGCTTTTGCCGATTTTCTTTATAGCCAGACCACCAACGCCGCGCCGGCCGGTGGCTATGGAGCCATCTCCAGCTTCCAGCAGGACAGTGGTCAGTCCCACTATCGCCAGCGCTATCAAATCGTCGAGCCTTATATCCAGGACGACTTCAAAGCGACACCGCACCTGACATTAAACCTCGGCCTGCGCCTCAGTCTCTTCGGCACATTCACTACTGCTGATCACAATGCCTGGAACTGGGAGAGATCTATCTTCAGCTCAGCGCTGGCACAGACTGTAACAGTCGACGGAGAAGGCGGTCTGCGCAACCCTGAAACTGGCGCAAACTATCCGATTTATCTGAGCAACGGCAGCGTGAATCCGCTGGTAGTGAATGGCGTCGTGCGATGCGGCGTGAACGGCATCCCCTCCAGTTGCATGTCCGGACATCTCTTCAATCCAGCGCCGCGCGTGGGCTTTGCCTGGGACCCGACCGGAGCCGGCAAACTGGCTCTGCGCGGAGGCTACGGCATCTTCTTCGAGCACGGTACCGCGGATGAGGCCAACACCGGCTCTCTCGAAGGCTCAGCCCCCATCGTTCTCAGCATGACGCAAATTAATCCTACCGGCTGGGGAACCATTGGCCTGGACAACTCATCCGGTGTCTATTCCCCATCGGCCTTTCCTATCAATGTTACCGCCATTCCAACCAAAGCTGTATGGCCCTACGTGCAGCAGTGGAGCTTCAGCATGGAACACACACTCCCAGGCGACGCGCTTGCCACAGTGGCCTATGTGGGCAGCAAGGGTACACATCTCACGACAGAGGTCGAGAGCAACCAGCTGACTCCGCTGGCAACGGGAAAGAATCCCTTCGCCGCCCACCAACCCCTGCACACCCGTGGCGCGAACTACGCAGCCAGCACAAGTTCGGATACAGGTGACTGCACAGTTTCGCCCGCAGGTGTCTTTACACTCATCAACGGCACGACGGTGAGCCCGGGCGATGCGGCCTATCCCAATGTTGTCTCTGCGTGCTACAGCGCGATCGGCGCAGTCAACAGCTTCTCGTCAGCCACCGCCAATAGCATCTCACCGAATTCACTGCGCAGTTATGCCCCGGGCATCGGTGAAATCTATGCTCTGGAGAATGTCGCCAACTCCAACTACAACGCTCTCCAGGCCACACTCCGCAGAACGCGCGGCCCTCTGACACTGGGCATCGCATATACCTACAGCCATTCCTTCGATAATGCCTCTGACCGCTCGGACAGCACCTTCGTCAACTCCTTCAACCTGCGCTCGAATCGTGCCAGCTCGAACTTTGACCAGCGCCATCTCCTGCACATCAGCTATATCTACGACCTGCCTTTGATCCAGTTTTTTGATAACTTCCTGCACTTCATGGACAACGATCCCACCAATACAGCCGCGGATCAGCCCTATGACCGCGGTGCATGGGCCAATTCCCGCTCAGTCAAGGCTGTACTCGGAGGATGGCAGCTCAGTGGTCTCACGCTCTATGAAACCGGCATCCCTTTCACCGTCGTGAATAACGGTACGCCGACGGGCATCAGCGCGCTCGATAACGCAGGCGTAGCGAACGGCGTAGGCTCAGGCTCCTATCCTGATCTCTCCGGCATCTCGCCTCACAGCCGTGTACCCGCAGGCGGCAGGAACAGCAAAAGCTTTGGCCCGCTTTTACTGAATCCCGCAGCGTTCCTCGCTCCGCAGGGCCTCACTTTTGGTAATGCCGGACGCAACTCCCTCAACAATCCCAGCCGATGGAACTGGGATATGGCTCTGCTCAAAACCTTCCGGATAGCCGGGGTCGTCAACGCCGAGTTCCGCGCGGAATCCTTCAATGTCTTCAACCACACCCAGTTCCGTATCTATGATCCGACCCTCGGCAATCAGGCGGAGAACGAAGTCAGCTGCTATGGCGGACCAGTCGCCTATTACAGCGCGGGAGGAGGAGACGGAACCGACTGCCTCACCGGTAATTCCTTTCTCCATCCTGTCGACGCCCACCGTCCGCGCACCCTGCAGCTGGCACTGAAACTGGCATTCTGA
- a CDS encoding alpha/beta fold hydrolase encodes MRRQSRISSVRKDEKRKIIMSTLRNATVIVIHGAWADGSSWEPVIRRLQDDGFHVVAAPIPLTSLSEDAEALRRTIARTQGPVIVAGHAYAGAVVGTANDERVKALVYVAALAPDEGETVADVFYREASHPKAPKLAPDADGFIWMPDESFAEAFAQNATAEQIALSRAVQRPISVRSIQEPITSPAWKTKRSWYLLAEEDRMIHPTTQRFLAERMNATIRSFAVDHTPLLTAPDKVTGIIREAAQTALL; translated from the coding sequence TTGCGTCGCCAGTCTCGCATCTCATCCGTACGAAAAGATGAAAAGAGGAAAATCATCATGTCAACATTGAGAAATGCCACAGTAATTGTGATCCATGGCGCATGGGCGGATGGTTCGAGCTGGGAGCCCGTCATCCGCCGGCTGCAGGACGACGGATTCCACGTTGTAGCTGCACCTATTCCACTTACTTCACTGAGCGAGGATGCTGAGGCGCTGCGGCGGACAATTGCCCGCACACAAGGTCCGGTGATTGTTGCTGGGCATGCCTACGCCGGAGCGGTCGTGGGAACGGCGAACGACGAGCGTGTGAAGGCGCTCGTCTATGTTGCCGCTTTGGCTCCGGACGAGGGAGAAACAGTTGCGGACGTCTTCTATCGTGAAGCATCTCATCCAAAAGCTCCTAAGCTTGCACCAGATGCAGACGGCTTCATCTGGATGCCTGATGAGAGCTTCGCAGAGGCATTTGCGCAGAATGCAACCGCTGAACAGATTGCTTTGAGCCGTGCGGTGCAGCGGCCAATTTCGGTCAGGAGTATTCAAGAACCAATTACTTCGCCTGCATGGAAGACCAAGCGGAGCTGGTACCTGCTTGCAGAAGAAGACCGGATGATTCATCCCACAACACAGCGTTTTCTGGCAGAACGGATGAACGCGACGATACGCTCATTCGCCGTTGACCACACGCCGCTGCTCACTGCGCCGGATAAAGTTACAGGCATTATTCGCGAGGCAGCCCAAACAGCATTGCTCTGA
- a CDS encoding alpha/beta fold hydrolase, with the protein MQTFQHADVRGLKMFYREAGSKESPTIVLLHGFPSSSHMFRDLIPQLADKFHVIAPDYIGFGYSDAPDVSEFEYTFDNLAVYVEYFLFNVLGLKKFSIYVQDYGAPIGYRIAFKHQDAIEGIVVQNGNAYAEGIGGGFDPLKPFWANRTAETEAPVRAVLALETTIFQYTHGVKDVSRINPDAYTVDQHFLDRPGNDAIQLNLLHNYQANLLHYDEWQTFFRNKQPKTLIVWGKNDPFFTVEGAQAYLRDIPRAELHLLDTGHFALEDSSRFIAEKILHTFA; encoded by the coding sequence ATGCAGACGTTTCAACATGCCGATGTTCGCGGCCTCAAGATGTTCTACCGCGAGGCTGGATCCAAAGAGTCCCCTACCATCGTGCTTCTACACGGTTTTCCAAGCTCGTCGCACATGTTTCGCGATCTAATTCCTCAACTGGCGGACAAGTTTCATGTCATCGCGCCAGATTACATTGGTTTTGGCTATAGCGACGCGCCCGATGTAAGCGAATTTGAATACACCTTCGACAACCTGGCCGTCTATGTCGAATATTTTCTGTTCAACGTCCTAGGTCTGAAGAAGTTCAGCATCTACGTGCAGGACTATGGCGCTCCTATCGGATATCGCATTGCCTTCAAGCATCAGGATGCAATCGAGGGTATCGTTGTCCAGAATGGAAATGCCTATGCCGAGGGTATTGGCGGTGGCTTCGACCCGTTGAAGCCATTTTGGGCAAATCGTACGGCAGAGACAGAAGCACCGGTAAGGGCGGTGCTTGCACTTGAGACGACGATCTTTCAATACACGCATGGCGTCAAGGATGTGAGCCGTATTAATCCCGATGCTTACACCGTCGATCAGCATTTTCTCGACCGTCCAGGCAACGATGCGATTCAATTGAATCTGCTCCATAACTACCAGGCGAACCTGCTGCATTATGACGAATGGCAGACGTTCTTCCGCAATAAGCAGCCGAAGACGCTGATTGTCTGGGGTAAGAACGATCCGTTTTTCACCGTCGAAGGTGCGCAGGCATATCTGCGTGACATCCCGCGTGCAGAGTTGCATCTGCTTGATACCGGACACTTCGCGCTGGAAGACTCCTCAAGGTTCATTGCAGAAAAAATTTTGCATACCTTCGCCTGA
- a CDS encoding SDR family oxidoreductase, translating to MKQNSVAIVTGASQGIGRSTAIRLAKDFSAVVLVARNGDSLKDVADAVRTAGAEPLSLVLDLSRVDAPETVVQSTLDRYDRIDALLNIAGAVPQIDLFEMTDEQWYQGMELKLHGARRLTIRAWEALKASKGSVVFMSGSAALDPKPGFAAVATTNAAIIAMAKAFAEQGIKDGVQVNSIVPGAVMTGRRRSFLEKWAPAHNMSVEEATKKFPEEAGISRYGEPEEIAALLAFMVSPEARWMTGTSVRMDGGEVKGI from the coding sequence GTGAAACAGAACTCTGTGGCTATCGTTACCGGCGCCAGTCAAGGCATTGGCCGCTCAACTGCCATTCGACTGGCTAAAGATTTTTCCGCAGTTGTTCTTGTCGCAAGGAACGGAGATTCGCTGAAGGATGTTGCGGATGCGGTTCGCACGGCAGGAGCCGAGCCACTTTCTTTGGTGCTAGATCTTAGCAGAGTGGATGCGCCTGAAACGGTTGTCCAATCGACACTGGATCGCTACGATCGTATCGATGCTCTGCTCAATATCGCAGGAGCGGTGCCACAGATCGATCTTTTTGAGATGACGGACGAGCAATGGTATCAGGGCATGGAACTGAAGCTTCATGGAGCGCGCAGGTTAACGATTCGAGCGTGGGAAGCGCTGAAAGCAAGCAAGGGATCAGTGGTCTTCATGTCGGGGAGTGCGGCGCTCGATCCAAAACCTGGCTTTGCCGCGGTAGCAACGACCAACGCAGCGATTATTGCCATGGCAAAAGCTTTTGCGGAGCAGGGAATCAAAGACGGCGTACAGGTGAACAGCATTGTGCCGGGCGCGGTGATGACGGGAAGGCGGCGATCGTTTCTTGAGAAATGGGCGCCGGCTCATAATATGAGCGTTGAAGAGGCGACAAAGAAGTTTCCTGAAGAGGCGGGTATCAGCCGTTACGGAGAGCCAGAGGAGATTGCCGCGCTGTTAGCGTTCATGGTGTCGCCAGAGGCCAGGTGGATGACCGGAACCTCCGTGCGCATGGATGGTGGCGAAGTCAAGGGGATCTGA
- a CDS encoding CGNR zinc finger domain-containing protein: MRASTIEPSEWVDGFLFVANRLILDLLNTRPVLDQGPTELLSDVQALERWLIAAGVVRSTKTKAVVRSWRHMPEAALLLKELIAFRERLRAAVVRIEDGAAPSEEFIHEVNLGLHQHPLVMAIRRHEGQIVREPHFELKRPSDLWTLIFDGAANLLSEPERHRIRQCEACVLHFFDTSKKGSRRWCSMNICGNKFKVAAYQRRKRDAASAE; the protein is encoded by the coding sequence ATGCGCGCTTCTACTATAGAGCCCAGCGAATGGGTCGATGGCTTTCTTTTCGTGGCAAACAGGCTGATTCTGGATTTGCTAAACACAAGACCGGTACTGGATCAAGGGCCAACCGAACTTCTTTCTGATGTACAGGCTCTGGAGCGCTGGCTGATTGCTGCGGGAGTTGTACGCTCCACAAAGACGAAGGCAGTCGTACGAAGCTGGCGGCACATGCCGGAAGCAGCTTTACTTCTCAAGGAGTTAATTGCATTTCGAGAGCGGCTGCGCGCCGCTGTTGTGCGCATCGAAGATGGCGCGGCGCCTTCTGAGGAATTCATCCACGAGGTGAATCTAGGTCTTCACCAGCATCCATTGGTGATGGCCATCCGCAGGCATGAGGGCCAGATTGTCCGGGAGCCGCACTTTGAATTGAAACGGCCATCGGATCTGTGGACATTGATCTTCGACGGTGCAGCGAACTTGCTGAGTGAGCCAGAGCGCCACCGGATTCGCCAATGCGAAGCATGCGTACTTCACTTTTTCGACACAAGTAAAAAAGGTTCACGACGCTGGTGCAGCATGAATATCTGCGGCAACAAGTTCAAGGTTGCAGCATACCAGCGCAGGAAGAGGGATGCAGCCTCTGCCGAGTGA